From a single Chlamydiales bacterium genomic region:
- a CDS encoding thiamine diphosphokinase → MHEVLIIANGPYNDSIVHSLAPNKTIIALDGAANNLLNITPHYILGDFDSINPSIKNKYEKLNVLFILAEDQNYTDLEKAILFSKKNGATHISICCADGGTRSDHSLATLAFLKKYYSKECEITLHTECELIQFLQNETFSFSGQIGDPCAFFGWPSAVVTTTGLLWNVNAWKTEIGLNASICNELKEPVVSLYVEGNLLLITKR, encoded by the coding sequence ATGCATGAAGTTCTCATCATTGCAAATGGCCCCTACAATGATTCTATCGTACACTCTCTTGCCCCTAATAAAACTATTATCGCTCTAGATGGCGCTGCAAACAATCTCTTAAATATCACTCCTCACTATATTCTAGGTGATTTTGACTCTATTAACCCCTCAATAAAAAATAAATATGAAAAGCTAAATGTCCTCTTTATCTTAGCTGAAGATCAAAATTATACAGATCTTGAAAAAGCGATCCTATTTTCTAAAAAAAATGGAGCTACACATATTTCCATCTGCTGCGCGGATGGAGGTACAAGAAGCGATCACTCTTTAGCAACACTTGCATTTTTAAAGAAATACTACTCAAAGGAATGTGAAATCACTCTACACACAGAATGTGAACTCATTCAATTTTTACAAAATGAAACGTTTAGCTTTTCAGGACAAATAGGCGATCCTTGCGCCTTTTTTGGATGGCCATCTGCAGTAGTTACAACAACAGGACTTCTTTGGAATGTAAATGCATGGAAAACTGAAATTGGCCTTAATGCTAGTATTTGCAACGAACTTAAAGAACCCGTTGTATCTTTATACGTAGAGGGAAACCTTCTACTTATAACTAAGCGATAG
- a CDS encoding MFS transporter translates to MSSQRSSFWISLFVGFIDHLGVGLVYPLFASMLFDRNFALLPPDTSLEVRGMWLGVLIALMPLIEFFAAPFWGALSDGKGRKKPLQMSVSFALAGYIVALVATYFANIYLLLASRVVIGFAAGNISIVQAAVADLSTPDEKSKNFGLYGMALGTGFAFGPFFGGFFSRWGYSIPFLAAIALVIFNLGVVYYFFRETNFLLLKKKVSWHVGLLNFKKAFKFKGLRIILLASFLHCFAWSYFFEFISVYLIANFDFSSEDLGLFYGIAGASYALSTGYLIRPFTAKFKPASLLFAGNLLAGLSILLFPFVTTTLVLWIAIIVICYFVAFVWPSATAIVSNHASGDIQGESLGIFAAVNAMGFVLSPLLSGSWVGTYPTITMWVSGIILVITSLILFRSLKAIA, encoded by the coding sequence ATGTCTTCGCAGCGGTCTTCTTTTTGGATTTCTCTTTTTGTGGGTTTTATTGATCACTTGGGAGTTGGACTTGTTTATCCTCTCTTTGCTTCCATGCTGTTTGATAGAAACTTTGCTCTTTTGCCACCAGATACTTCTTTAGAAGTTAGAGGGATGTGGCTGGGTGTATTGATTGCTCTTATGCCTTTGATAGAGTTTTTTGCAGCCCCTTTTTGGGGCGCCTTATCCGATGGTAAAGGAAGAAAAAAACCTCTTCAGATGAGTGTTTCGTTTGCCCTTGCGGGGTATATAGTTGCACTTGTTGCTACTTATTTTGCCAATATTTACTTATTGTTGGCATCTAGAGTGGTCATCGGTTTTGCAGCGGGTAACATATCGATTGTGCAAGCAGCTGTTGCAGATTTAAGTACGCCTGATGAAAAGAGTAAGAATTTTGGTTTGTATGGTATGGCTCTTGGCACAGGATTTGCTTTTGGTCCATTTTTTGGAGGATTTTTCTCTCGGTGGGGCTATAGCATTCCTTTTCTTGCGGCCATTGCACTTGTTATTTTTAATCTAGGTGTTGTATATTATTTCTTTAGGGAGACTAACTTTCTTTTGCTTAAAAAGAAGGTTTCTTGGCACGTTGGCCTTTTGAATTTTAAGAAGGCTTTTAAATTTAAAGGTCTTCGCATCATCCTCTTGGCTTCCTTTTTGCACTGTTTTGCGTGGTCTTATTTTTTCGAGTTTATTTCTGTTTATTTAATTGCAAACTTTGACTTCTCTTCTGAAGACCTGGGGTTATTTTATGGGATTGCAGGAGCAAGTTACGCTTTGAGCACTGGTTATTTAATACGTCCCTTTACAGCAAAGTTTAAGCCCGCATCCCTTCTTTTTGCAGGAAATTTACTTGCAGGATTGTCAATTCTGTTATTCCCTTTTGTTACAACAACGCTTGTGCTTTGGATTGCAATTATTGTTATTTGTTACTTTGTTGCATTTGTTTGGCCATCTGCCACAGCAATTGTTTCTAATCACGCATCTGGAGATATTCAAGGAGAATCTCTTGGGATTTTTGCTGCAGTTAACGCTATGGGATTTGTTTTAAGTCCTTTGTTGTCGGGTTCTTGGGTCGGTACATACCCTACAATTACCATGTGGGTAAGCGGCATTATTCTTGTCATTACCTCTCTTATTCTTTTTAGATCTTTAAAGGCTATCGCTTAG
- a CDS encoding carotenoid oxygenase family protein, with product MLIKKRTLIKAELLKEVSNYSLKATGIIPQWLSGSLIRNGPITISVDNESQEHWFDGLAMLHLFSFTNGHISYSNKFLRSDAYQMVFKKGSIHYEGFAADPCRSLFKSLFTLLFKHSDPIHNANVNITKLANEYVALTEVPLPVKFDPITLETLGVFAYQDALCKDKCWESAHPHYDSKRQETLNYLIEYGRNSFYIIYKISKDSSTRKVIAKVPVERPSYMHSFAITQNHIILTEFPLTVRPIDLITKGKAFIKNFSWDETNGTQITVIDRNRGNVTGKYNTRAFFAFHHVNAFEENNTIHIDLAAYLDASIITNEALNTDSKILKSGHYESYLTRLSLDLNHKTIKEERLSNDPLEFPRINENFDGSPYRYMYGTGFFKNPTTSKELLHSNVLYKVDTITRETKSWSSDGCMPGEPVFTTSPDSASEDDGLILSVVIDKIRKSSFLLILDAKTFKEVGRAEAPHLIPQGLHGQLYRS from the coding sequence ATGCTTATAAAAAAAAGAACCCTCATTAAAGCAGAACTTCTTAAAGAAGTCTCAAATTATTCTCTTAAAGCTACTGGAATCATTCCTCAATGGCTTTCTGGCTCTTTAATACGCAATGGCCCTATCACCATTTCTGTAGATAATGAAAGCCAAGAACATTGGTTTGATGGGCTTGCTATGCTTCATCTATTTTCTTTTACCAATGGACACATCAGCTATTCTAATAAATTCCTACGCTCAGATGCCTATCAAATGGTTTTTAAAAAAGGATCTATCCACTATGAGGGATTTGCAGCAGATCCTTGTAGATCGCTGTTTAAATCACTATTCACCCTTCTCTTTAAACACTCTGATCCTATCCACAACGCCAATGTTAACATTACAAAACTTGCAAATGAATACGTAGCTCTTACAGAAGTTCCACTTCCTGTAAAATTTGATCCAATAACTCTAGAAACACTTGGTGTGTTTGCCTATCAAGATGCCCTTTGCAAAGATAAATGCTGGGAATCTGCACACCCACATTATGATAGCAAAAGACAAGAAACACTTAACTACCTCATTGAATATGGACGAAATAGCTTTTACATCATCTACAAAATATCCAAAGACTCCTCCACAAGAAAAGTCATCGCAAAAGTACCCGTAGAGCGTCCATCTTACATGCACAGCTTTGCAATCACTCAAAACCACATCATTTTAACAGAATTCCCATTGACTGTAAGGCCCATTGACCTAATTACAAAAGGTAAAGCCTTTATCAAAAACTTTTCATGGGACGAAACGAATGGTACGCAAATCACTGTCATCGATCGAAATCGAGGTAATGTCACTGGAAAATACAATACAAGAGCTTTTTTTGCCTTTCACCATGTCAATGCTTTTGAAGAAAATAACACTATCCACATAGATCTTGCTGCTTATTTGGATGCGAGTATTATTACGAATGAAGCTCTCAATACAGATTCAAAAATACTTAAAAGTGGACATTATGAATCTTACTTGACGAGACTCTCCTTAGACCTAAACCATAAAACCATAAAAGAAGAGCGCCTCTCGAACGATCCTCTCGAATTTCCAAGAATTAATGAAAACTTTGATGGAAGCCCTTATCGTTATATGTATGGTACAGGCTTTTTCAAAAATCCAACGACTTCAAAAGAACTATTACATAGTAACGTCCTTTATAAAGTTGATACCATAACAAGAGAGACTAAAAGCTGGTCTTCGGATGGCTGTATGCCAGGAGAACCTGTTTTTACTACCTCTCCTGACAGCGCAAGTGAGGACGATGGGCTTATTTTGTCTGTTGTAATAGACAAAATACGAAAAAGCTCTTTTCTACTTATACTAGATGCTAAAACCTTTAAGGAAGTAGGAAGAGCAGAAGCTCCCCACCTAATTCCTCAAGGGCTACATGGCCAACTATACAGATCATAA